One genomic segment of Rivularia sp. PCC 7116 includes these proteins:
- a CDS encoding TerB family tellurite resistance protein, protein MNTVIFDSNIVGKQAVNSDAKLVSSEAVELLSRLTKRKLHHKQVTPELMFLASLITMTFGVMFADGVVTESETQLLEKTIDQLIPSKGDVTVLIQQLIDGNRENAVYQNPSEWLKLTASLSQQERTLLMNFSYEMSAVDGHIDDSEKEYLKAAGNALKVSTKYTEVLEAWYSGKKVEQSAWNELQDFISPPNFSHLNLRFVSLDAVELLSSLTDKKFVKTDINDTLIFLTVLLIITWGVIEADGMQEEAEKKLLAKTIKRLIPHKNRQMREIMETLVNKVPQTGIYQHPQEWLKLAKSLSESEKILMMSFCYEMSAVDGEISIEEKKYLQKAADFLDIEHKYTAVLESGFSGDGIDDTKTFNQLQSLIHPDKFQNMDEVFVEAAKYIIDTLEVISF, encoded by the coding sequence ATGAATACAGTAATATTTGACTCAAATATAGTCGGAAAACAAGCAGTAAATTCTGATGCTAAATTAGTTAGTTCCGAAGCTGTTGAGTTATTATCCCGTTTGACAAAACGAAAATTACATCATAAGCAAGTAACTCCCGAATTGATGTTTTTAGCATCATTAATCACCATGACTTTTGGAGTTATGTTTGCTGATGGGGTAGTGACAGAATCGGAAACACAGTTATTAGAAAAAACTATCGATCAATTAATTCCATCAAAAGGTGATGTAACAGTATTAATTCAACAATTAATTGATGGCAACCGAGAAAATGCGGTATACCAGAATCCTTCTGAATGGTTAAAGTTGACGGCTAGTCTATCACAACAAGAAAGAACTTTGTTGATGAATTTTTCTTACGAAATGTCGGCGGTAGATGGACATATTGATGATAGCGAAAAAGAATATTTAAAAGCGGCAGGAAATGCTCTAAAAGTATCAACTAAATATACAGAAGTATTAGAAGCTTGGTATAGTGGAAAAAAAGTTGAACAATCGGCTTGGAATGAGTTACAAGATTTTATTTCTCCGCCAAATTTTAGCCATTTAAATTTGCGTTTTGTCAGCTTAGATGCTGTAGAGTTATTATCTAGTTTGACAGATAAAAAATTTGTTAAAACCGATATTAACGATACTTTAATTTTCTTAACTGTTTTACTTATCATCACTTGGGGTGTGATTGAAGCTGATGGAATGCAGGAAGAAGCTGAAAAGAAATTGTTAGCAAAGACTATTAAGCGTTTAATTCCTCATAAAAACAGGCAAATGCGGGAAATTATGGAAACTTTAGTCAATAAAGTACCGCAAACTGGTATTTATCAACATCCTCAAGAATGGTTAAAACTCGCGAAATCTTTATCGGAATCGGAAAAAATATTAATGATGAGTTTTTGCTATGAAATGTCTGCTGTAGATGGAGAAATCTCGATTGAGGAAAAGAAATATTTGCAGAAAGCCGCTGATTTCTTGGATATCGAGCATAAATATACAGCGGTATTGGAAAGCGGTTTTAGTGGTGATGGTATTGATGACACAAAAACTTTTAATCAGTTACAATCGTTAATTCATCCCGATAAATTTCAAAATATGGATGAGGTTTTTGTGGAAGCAGCTAAATATATTATTGATACTTTAGAAGTTATAAGTTTCTGA
- a CDS encoding type 2 lanthipeptide synthetase LanM family protein, giving the protein MLATEPLKLDSYLRTLVNKASYLTERLNQDVVPTVSKSDESTINSHLEFWCQVLAKGNKEQFQRRLAADKLDIDKLHTLLGEVEYPQSQPLPAWGQTLKLVLQAAQKPLNTELSDFSSENPIPFEPFYQPFIQVAQNQLLSRVDLDILGEDAQKTLWISLLDRLRNIAIKTLFTEFAEFRSSGNSLKDFFLIQLQGKNSQEKYHAFLKHLFQDGLLGLFEKYPVLAKLLATAIDYWVDATVEFINRLRTDLPAIEKLFSPDTALQKVVELKANLSDLHNQGRSATALTFDTGLKLVYKPKDVEMELAYNKIISWCNENGSPLPLKTFTVLSQAKYGWVEFVYQDDCPDEAAAERYYQRAGMILAIMHLLLATDCHHENLIASGEHPVLIDLETLLTHQTTKSHDSNSEIPQSAFDILDKQLEKSLIRTMLLPQKGLIAKDSVEIDLSGFGGVEEYKSAMPKLRYVNTDGMNIAYEIISIESHANVPKVNGVNLSPLSYVESLVTGFEQMYRFLKNQKQALLKPGSPLMELANQKVRYVFRATHIYHSIIQDSYSPEYLDSGIKRSLALEVLARAFVVNEAMLNRISILNAERQAAEDGDIPFFAVNTSESNLPLPTQEVVTDLFIQPSFTAAINQLENLNQTNLAQQVAVIRGTFAARYTKEPALSANSVAVNFKENLKEDVIAPDIFVEQAITLANELKQTATFGEDGSVAWLGLGYRTTTEGFLFQPLGSNLYDGNCGIALFLAALAKITQDSQWSNLASHSLQPLLQIHKTESSERLARFTRKMGIGGATGLASIAYTLVHTSKLLADNNLLTTAKNIALLITPESIASEKYFDITRGVAGAILGLLAVYKTNPEDKRLLDLAINCGEHLLKQQISINEYKTWKTWNGIALTGFSQGAGGIAYALLNLCKITAREEFLQAAKEAIAYEKSCFCEEAGNWQDLRTENNQYQVSWAHGAAGIALARINSLSILNTPEIIAEINTALETTQKCGISTVDNLAWGNFGRIETLLVAAQVLNRPELLQIARNSSIKLVEQAREKGGFRLYSNILSPVFNPAFLHGTSGIGYQLLRLAYPELPSILSFEF; this is encoded by the coding sequence ATGTTAGCAACTGAACCCCTGAAACTGGATTCTTACTTACGTACTTTAGTCAATAAAGCAAGTTATTTAACGGAGCGTCTCAATCAAGATGTTGTTCCTACTGTCTCAAAATCCGATGAATCCACAATAAATTCTCATCTGGAATTTTGGTGTCAAGTTCTTGCTAAAGGTAATAAAGAACAGTTTCAACGGCGTTTAGCTGCTGATAAATTAGATATAGATAAATTGCATACTCTCTTAGGAGAAGTTGAATATCCTCAGTCTCAACCTCTACCTGCTTGGGGGCAGACTTTAAAATTAGTTCTGCAAGCCGCCCAAAAACCCTTGAATACAGAATTATCTGACTTTTCATCAGAAAACCCAATTCCCTTTGAACCGTTTTATCAACCTTTTATACAAGTTGCTCAAAATCAACTTTTATCTCGCGTAGATTTAGATATACTCGGTGAAGACGCGCAAAAAACTTTATGGATAAGTTTACTAGATCGTTTAAGAAATATTGCCATTAAAACACTGTTTACAGAATTTGCAGAATTTCGTTCTTCGGGAAATTCCCTAAAAGATTTTTTCTTAATTCAATTGCAAGGCAAAAATAGCCAGGAAAAATATCATGCCTTTTTGAAGCATTTATTTCAAGATGGCTTACTTGGTTTATTTGAAAAATATCCAGTTTTGGCAAAGCTGTTAGCTACTGCGATTGATTATTGGGTAGATGCAACTGTAGAGTTTATTAATCGTCTGAGAACAGATTTGCCAGCAATTGAAAAACTATTTTCACCAGACACAGCCTTGCAAAAGGTAGTTGAACTAAAAGCTAATTTATCTGATTTGCACAATCAAGGGCGCTCTGCAACTGCTTTAACTTTTGATACGGGTTTGAAATTAGTATATAAACCCAAAGACGTAGAAATGGAATTGGCTTATAACAAAATAATTTCCTGGTGTAACGAAAATGGCAGTCCTTTACCTTTAAAAACTTTTACCGTTTTATCTCAAGCCAAATATGGATGGGTGGAATTTGTATATCAAGATGATTGTCCCGACGAAGCCGCAGCAGAACGTTACTATCAAAGAGCGGGAATGATTCTAGCTATAATGCATTTGCTTTTAGCAACCGACTGTCACCACGAAAACTTAATTGCTAGTGGAGAACATCCAGTACTAATAGATTTAGAAACATTATTGACTCATCAGACAACAAAATCTCACGATTCAAACTCCGAAATTCCTCAATCTGCATTCGATATACTCGACAAACAATTAGAAAAATCTCTGATTCGGACAATGCTACTCCCTCAAAAGGGTTTAATCGCAAAAGATTCTGTTGAAATTGATTTGAGTGGATTCGGAGGAGTCGAAGAATATAAAAGTGCTATGCCGAAGCTACGGTATGTTAATACCGATGGCATGAATATTGCTTATGAAATTATTAGTATTGAAAGTCATGCTAATGTTCCCAAAGTCAATGGAGTAAATTTATCTCCTCTTTCTTATGTGGAAAGTTTGGTGACTGGCTTTGAGCAAATGTATCGCTTCCTTAAGAACCAAAAACAGGCTTTATTAAAACCAGGTAGCCCTTTAATGGAACTAGCCAATCAAAAGGTGCGCTATGTTTTTCGAGCAACTCACATTTACCATTCTATTATCCAAGATAGCTATTCTCCAGAATACTTAGATTCAGGGATAAAACGTAGTTTAGCCTTAGAAGTATTAGCCCGCGCTTTCGTTGTTAACGAAGCAATGTTAAATAGAATCAGCATTTTAAATGCAGAGCGTCAAGCTGCCGAAGATGGTGATATTCCTTTTTTTGCGGTAAATACCAGCGAATCTAATTTACCTTTACCAACCCAAGAAGTTGTAACGGATTTATTTATCCAACCAAGTTTTACAGCAGCTATCAATCAACTTGAAAATTTGAATCAAACTAATTTAGCTCAGCAAGTTGCTGTAATTCGAGGGACTTTTGCGGCTCGGTATACTAAAGAACCTGCACTATCTGCAAATTCTGTGGCTGTAAATTTCAAGGAAAATCTGAAAGAAGATGTCATAGCTCCCGATATTTTTGTAGAGCAAGCAATTACTTTAGCAAACGAACTGAAGCAGACAGCAACCTTTGGTGAAGACGGTAGCGTTGCTTGGTTGGGTTTAGGCTACAGAACTACAACCGAAGGTTTTCTTTTTCAGCCTTTAGGTTCAAATTTATACGATGGCAATTGCGGTATAGCTTTATTTTTGGCAGCTTTAGCAAAAATTACTCAAGACTCACAATGGAGCAATTTAGCATCCCATTCTCTACAACCTCTTTTACAAATACACAAAACAGAGTCATCAGAAAGACTAGCGAGATTTACCAGAAAGATGGGCATTGGTGGAGCAACGGGTTTAGCTTCAATTGCTTATACTTTAGTGCATACCAGTAAGTTGTTAGCAGACAACAATTTATTGACAACCGCTAAAAATATAGCTTTATTAATTACTCCAGAATCAATTGCCTCAGAAAAATATTTTGATATTACTAGAGGTGTCGCAGGAGCGATTTTAGGTCTTTTAGCGGTTTATAAAACTAACCCCGAAGATAAAAGACTATTAGATTTAGCTATTAACTGTGGCGAGCATTTGCTAAAACAGCAAATATCTATAAACGAGTACAAAACTTGGAAAACCTGGAATGGAATTGCTTTGACAGGCTTTTCCCAAGGTGCGGGCGGAATCGCTTATGCTTTATTAAATCTGTGTAAAATCACCGCACGAGAAGAATTTTTGCAAGCAGCTAAAGAAGCGATCGCTTATGAAAAAAGCTGTTTTTGTGAAGAAGCTGGTAACTGGCAAGATTTGCGTACAGAAAATAATCAGTATCAAGTTAGCTGGGCGCATGGTGCTGCCGGTATTGCCTTAGCGCGTATAAATAGCTTATCTATACTCAACACTCCAGAAATCATTGCAGAAATTAATACAGCTTTAGAAACTACCCAAAAATGCGGGATTTCGACTGTAGATAATCTAGCTTGGGGTAACTTTGGACGCATCGAAACTTTACTAGTTGCCGCTCAAGTTCTTAACCGTCCGGAATTATTACAAATAGCTCGCAACTCAAGTATAAAATTAGTCGAGCAAGCCCGAGAAAAAGGCGGTTTTAGGCTTTATTCTAATATACTAAGTCCAGTATTTAACCCAGCATTTTTACACGGTACCAGCGGTATTGGCTATCAATTATTACGTTTAGCATATCCAGAATTACCATCTATTTTGAGTTTTGAATTTTAA
- a CDS encoding NHLP bacteriocin export ABC transporter permease/ATPase subunit translates to MNIDKNAPKNEFIFKANQPLLLDDPSVVWMIESGTVALFAVVIQDGIPVSERRYLFSCNPTEALFAIDSTKVKSIVTSNDNNDHPKKYGILAVAIEEASLTQILQDDFEALRSNDSTRLIPKSAGKEFIQLAETWIEKFSIFPGVVNASSIFDTSVAYTWDDASVLHTWERVSEKLGHLHRDFLRYFEKLEQDESQEKLAQFQAREQLNRRVTETSLRELASIFKTKSQGFIQEDSELLMAAGAVGRTLGITIRPPVKSEDLNRVKEPIEAIARASRIRMRRVILTPNWWKKDAGPLIGYVGEEKRPVALLPASSGNYDIFDPKICKRIPLEKFIENEELEPVAYMFYRSLPEKASKAIELIKFAVRGRLKDLAVVIIAGVIGTLLGMLTPQATSIIIDKAIPDADRGLLVQISFGLLAASFGTAVFQLTQSFASLRLESSSDATTQAAVWDKLLTLRMSFFRAYSIGDLQSRVSAISQMRQYLSSSTLQTIFTSFFSLLNLALLFYYNSRLALVAIGVAVVSIIITSISGIITRRKLRPLEEIQGDISGLMVQLIGGVSKLRISGAENRAFAHWSKKYTKQLKLMLSSQLIEDLVGLFNILIPTIASIIIFALSANLMFGANTQNPQASPPLTAGTFLAFNSAFGTFMGGVVGLSNTIISILEVIVLWGRAKPILIATSEIDLSKADPGKLTGTVELEHISFRYREDGPLILNDVNIKAAEGEFIAFVGPSGSGKSTIIRLLLGFDTPEVGTVYYDGQDLSGLDISAVRRQLGVVLQNGRISSASIFENISGGALITMDEAWEAARMAGFAEDIEGMPMGMHTVISEGGTNLSGGQRQRLLIARSLVLKPKILIFDEATSALDNRTQAIVSESLDQLQVTRIVIAHRLSTIRNADRIYVIEAGRVMQQGNFEQLSQQEGLFASLMARQMA, encoded by the coding sequence ATGAACATTGATAAGAACGCACCCAAAAATGAATTTATTTTTAAAGCCAATCAACCGTTGCTTTTAGACGATCCTTCTGTAGTTTGGATGATTGAATCGGGAACTGTAGCGCTGTTTGCAGTTGTAATACAGGATGGGATACCAGTAAGCGAACGTCGTTATCTTTTCAGTTGCAATCCTACAGAGGCATTATTTGCCATCGATTCTACTAAGGTTAAATCGATAGTTACATCAAACGATAACAATGACCATCCGAAAAAATACGGGATATTGGCTGTTGCTATCGAGGAAGCATCTTTAACTCAAATCCTTCAAGACGACTTTGAAGCTTTGAGAAGTAACGATTCGACTCGACTAATACCAAAATCTGCAGGAAAAGAATTTATTCAACTAGCAGAAACTTGGATTGAGAAATTTTCGATTTTCCCTGGTGTCGTTAATGCTTCAAGCATTTTTGATACTTCGGTTGCATACACTTGGGATGATGCCTCAGTTTTGCATACTTGGGAAAGGGTTTCAGAAAAATTAGGACATTTGCACAGAGATTTTCTGCGCTATTTTGAGAAATTAGAACAAGATGAAAGCCAAGAAAAGCTTGCTCAATTTCAAGCAAGAGAACAGCTTAATCGTCGAGTTACCGAGACTTCATTAAGGGAACTAGCTTCCATATTTAAGACTAAAAGTCAAGGGTTTATTCAAGAAGACAGCGAGCTATTAATGGCTGCTGGTGCAGTGGGAAGAACTTTAGGAATTACGATTCGACCTCCCGTAAAGTCAGAAGACTTAAACCGCGTTAAAGAACCGATTGAGGCTATCGCAAGGGCTTCTCGGATTCGGATGCGTCGCGTCATCCTAACCCCTAATTGGTGGAAGAAAGATGCTGGTCCCCTGATAGGTTACGTTGGCGAGGAAAAACGTCCTGTAGCTTTATTACCTGCTAGCAGCGGTAATTACGATATCTTCGATCCGAAAATCTGCAAACGAATTCCTTTAGAAAAGTTTATTGAAAATGAAGAATTAGAACCTGTAGCTTATATGTTTTATCGGTCTTTACCCGAGAAAGCATCTAAAGCCATAGAACTGATTAAATTTGCAGTTAGAGGTAGGCTTAAAGATTTAGCTGTAGTAATTATTGCAGGTGTTATTGGTACCTTATTGGGTATGCTAACTCCCCAAGCTACCAGTATTATTATTGATAAAGCCATTCCCGATGCCGACCGGGGGTTATTAGTGCAAATTAGTTTTGGTTTGTTAGCAGCAAGCTTTGGTACTGCTGTATTTCAACTAACACAAAGCTTTGCTTCATTAAGATTGGAAAGCAGTTCGGACGCTACCACTCAAGCTGCTGTTTGGGATAAATTATTAACCTTGCGAATGTCGTTTTTTCGCGCTTATTCTATTGGGGATTTGCAATCGCGAGTTTCAGCGATTAGTCAGATGCGTCAGTATCTGAGCAGCAGCACGTTACAAACTATTTTTACCAGCTTCTTTTCCCTACTAAATTTAGCTTTGTTGTTTTACTACAATTCCCGCTTGGCTTTGGTAGCAATAGGTGTAGCAGTTGTCTCAATAATTATTACTAGTATTTCTGGTATTATCACTCGACGCAAGCTGCGTCCTTTAGAAGAAATACAAGGGGATATTTCCGGTTTGATGGTGCAGTTAATTGGTGGGGTTTCTAAATTAAGAATTTCAGGAGCAGAAAATAGGGCTTTTGCTCACTGGTCTAAGAAATACACCAAACAGCTAAAGTTAATGTTAAGCAGTCAATTGATAGAAGATTTGGTTGGCTTATTTAATATCTTAATTCCCACCATTGCTTCCATAATTATTTTTGCTTTATCAGCTAACTTAATGTTCGGGGCAAATACACAGAATCCTCAAGCTTCTCCACCTTTAACTGCTGGAACTTTCTTAGCATTTAATTCTGCTTTTGGAACTTTTATGGGTGGTGTTGTAGGTTTAAGTAATACAATTATTTCTATTTTAGAAGTAATCGTTTTATGGGGTCGTGCAAAACCAATTCTGATAGCTACCTCTGAGATAGATTTGAGTAAAGCTGACCCAGGAAAACTAACTGGTACAGTAGAGTTAGAACATATATCTTTTCGCTATCGAGAAGACGGTCCTTTGATTTTGAATGATGTAAATATCAAAGCAGCAGAAGGAGAATTTATTGCATTTGTTGGGCCGAGCGGTAGCGGTAAATCTACTATTATCCGCTTGCTGCTAGGATTTGATACACCGGAAGTAGGTACAGTTTATTATGATGGTCAAGACTTATCCGGATTGGATATATCGGCAGTCCGTCGTCAATTAGGCGTAGTATTGCAAAACGGAAGAATTAGCAGCGCTTCAATATTTGAAAATATCTCTGGTGGTGCTTTAATTACTATGGATGAAGCCTGGGAAGCCGCTCGAATGGCAGGATTTGCCGAAGATATTGAAGGAATGCCAATGGGGATGCATACTGTAATATCCGAAGGTGGTACCAATCTTTCTGGAGGACAACGGCAACGTTTGTTAATCGCTCGTTCTTTGGTATTAAAGCCCAAAATTTTGATTTTTGATGAGGCAACTAGTGCTTTAGATAACCGCACCCAAGCAATTGTAAGTGAAAGTTTAGACCAGCTACAGGTGACACGCATCGTAATTGCTCACCGTCTGAGTACTATCCGCAATGCAGACCGCATTTATGTAATTGAAGCTGGGAGAGTAATGCAACAGGGAAACTTCGAGCAACTTTCACAACAGGAAGGTCTATTTGCAAGTTTGATGGCTAGGCAAATGGCTTAA
- a CDS encoding filamentous hemagglutinin N-terminal domain-containing protein has translation MRDLHYILLALSVTFLLLPVSEVEAQLIPDNTLGKENSLVNPVNSVQRIDGGTIRGSNLFHSFQEFNIGSGKSAYFSNPGNIENILTRVTGKNSSLILGKLGVLGNANLFLINPNGIIFGENAQLDINGSFVGSTADNIKFADGREFNAVNPSANPILTINVPLGLQYKGNGGNIEVRGTATSNLKVPDKKSLALAGGNIKFDGGKLTAPAGGIDLFAVTNGEVSLVNSNGRINLKTPLGIEYGDIEFLNASNIDASGNSGGSIQVRGRNISLKGNSIISTNTDGDGFGKTLNITATELLKISASDLFADVQDNATGTGGDLVVNSKNLIVTDGSILSSSTFGLGNSGNLTIKTINLQVDNAGRIDVTTYDFGNGGNLTIETANLQVYDGAQITAIAFGKGNAGNMEIKANLVELVGFRQSSDIPLKSGLFANALQENGQGGNLNVTANRLVIRDGATINASNFLSFDPDNLLGRAGTGAAGNIDINSPFVLLENQGIITANVNAGDKGNINIQSQNLQLRKGSVISTNAKNSADGGNINIDTNTLVALENSDIAANSEGSFGGRVIINAKGILGTQFQQQLTPQSDITATSSLGASFSGVVDINTIAVDPNSGLIELPQTLTDSSQKIKAGCDATAGNNFVVSPRGGLPQSPDDLFNGSTIYTELNDVIPIQDIASDINDRNHQNYRNRLSSVENKHKNQNKNQIVEATGWVVDGKGDVVLVAKMPQHSQKSPKINSASCNDFSS, from the coding sequence ATGCGCGATCTCCACTATATATTATTAGCTTTATCAGTCACCTTTTTACTTTTACCAGTTTCAGAAGTTGAAGCACAGTTAATACCTGATAATACTTTAGGAAAAGAAAATTCTCTAGTTAATCCCGTTAATTCAGTTCAAAGGATTGATGGCGGTACGATTCGTGGCTCTAACTTATTTCATAGTTTTCAAGAATTCAATATTGGTAGTGGTAAGAGCGCTTACTTCAGCAATCCGGGTAATATCGAAAATATTCTGACTCGCGTTACGGGAAAAAATTCCTCCCTAATTTTGGGAAAGTTAGGAGTATTGGGTAATGCTAATTTATTCCTAATTAATCCTAATGGAATTATTTTTGGTGAGAATGCCCAATTAGATATTAATGGTTCATTTGTTGGCTCTACAGCAGATAATATTAAATTTGCTGATGGCAGAGAATTTAATGCAGTTAACCCCTCAGCGAATCCGATTTTGACTATAAATGTTCCTTTGGGTTTGCAATATAAAGGTAATGGCGGAAATATTGAAGTGCGCGGTACAGCAACATCGAATTTAAAAGTACCAGATAAAAAATCCTTAGCCCTAGCAGGCGGAAATATTAAATTTGATGGTGGGAAACTAACTGCACCAGCAGGCGGAATTGATTTATTTGCAGTCACTAACGGTGAAGTTTCTTTAGTTAATAGTAACGGACGAATAAATTTAAAAACCCCTTTAGGTATTGAGTACGGTGATATTGAGTTTTTGAATGCCTCTAATATCGATGCCAGCGGAAACAGTGGAGGTTCTATTCAGGTACGAGGTAGAAATATAAGCCTGAAAGGAAACTCAATTATTTCTACAAATACTGATGGAGATGGCTTTGGAAAAACATTAAATATTACAGCTACAGAATTACTTAAAATAAGTGCAAGCGATTTATTCGCGGATGTCCAAGACAACGCAACTGGAACTGGTGGCGATTTAGTTGTTAATAGCAAAAACTTGATAGTTACTGATGGAAGTATTCTATCGAGTAGCACTTTTGGTTTGGGTAATAGTGGTAATCTAACTATTAAAACAATTAACTTGCAAGTAGACAATGCAGGCAGAATTGATGTTACAACTTATGACTTTGGTAATGGTGGTAATTTAACTATTGAAACAGCTAACTTGCAAGTATACGATGGGGCACAAATTACTGCGATCGCTTTTGGAAAAGGAAATGCTGGTAATATGGAGATTAAAGCCAATTTAGTAGAATTGGTTGGTTTTAGGCAATCGAGTGATATACCTCTTAAAAGTGGATTGTTTGCCAACGCTCTTCAAGAAAACGGGCAAGGTGGGAATTTAAATGTAACAGCTAATCGGTTAGTTATCCGCGATGGAGCAACTATCAACGCTAGTAATTTTCTCAGCTTCGATCCCGATAATCTTCTAGGTAGAGCTGGTACCGGTGCAGCAGGAAACATTGATATCAATTCGCCATTTGTTCTATTAGAAAATCAAGGCATAATTACAGCAAACGTCAATGCTGGAGACAAAGGTAATATCAATATTCAATCCCAAAACTTGCAGCTACGAAAAGGAAGTGTCATTTCAACTAACGCAAAAAACAGTGCAGATGGTGGAAATATAAACATTGACACAAATACTTTAGTCGCATTAGAAAACAGCGATATTGCCGCTAATTCAGAAGGAAGTTTCGGAGGTAGAGTAATTATCAATGCTAAAGGTATTTTGGGTACCCAGTTTCAACAGCAACTTACTCCGCAAAGCGATATTACTGCAACTTCTTCTTTAGGAGCTTCTTTTAGTGGTGTAGTAGACATTAACACCATCGCCGTAGATCCCAACTCCGGATTAATCGAATTACCCCAAACCCTTACTGACTCCAGCCAAAAAATCAAAGCTGGATGTGATGCAACTGCGGGAAACAACTTTGTTGTCAGCCCCAGAGGTGGTTTACCACAAAGCCCCGATGACTTATTTAATGGCAGCACAATATATACAGAATTAAATGATGTAATACCAATACAAGATATAGCTTCTGATATTAACGATCGCAATCATCAAAATTATCGCAATCGCTTGTCAAGCGTTGAGAATAAACATAAAAATCAAAATAAAAATCAAATTGTAGAAGCTACCGGATGGGTAGTTGATGGTAAGGGTGATGTGGTATTAGTTGCAAAAATGCCCCAACACAGCCAAAAGTCTCCCAAAATTAATTCAGCTTCTTGTAACGATTTTTCTTCTTAA
- a CDS encoding cyclic nucleotide-binding domain-containing protein: MRIFIEKILLELSQILEKPVLKIGETSISFASLLQLVFSFVVVIIFCRILYNLLKNKLLINFGIDEGNREALATIFTYIFGSLGFLIVLESTGFNLASLAVLAGGLGIGLGFGIQNITANFISGLTLLVERSIKVGDIIELWISEEFKTLQGRVKKITLRSTVIQTLDGSSLIIPNSELVQKPILNCTYNDSNVQICLSINIEYGNDPLIVTEILLDAAYMEPLVAKDNPPQVIFNGFANGYLDFDLRVWINQIQDKNHVRSILNYAIEYNLRRQGIYFVTNRYVNEKSFSLYSQYNKFETQQKKISLRTLLRQVIYFQNFNDLDLRKLLEIGYRQQIKESEILFKENDPGDAFYIILSGKVEVFVSKINKHLTTLGKAQFFGELALMLAIPRTATVKALEDTTLFVINNQGFEKLLKGNPELAEEIVNELAKHQEELTSRQQQLREMGLIDESEDDINPVVWVRKRLKKVFDL; encoded by the coding sequence ATGAGAATATTTATAGAGAAAATATTATTAGAGCTATCTCAAATTTTGGAGAAACCTGTTTTAAAAATTGGAGAAACTTCCATATCCTTCGCATCGCTACTACAGCTAGTTTTTTCATTTGTAGTAGTTATTATTTTTTGTCGAATTCTTTATAATTTACTCAAAAATAAATTACTTATAAATTTTGGCATAGATGAAGGTAACAGAGAAGCTCTTGCAACAATATTTACCTATATTTTTGGCTCGTTAGGTTTTCTAATTGTTCTGGAAAGTACGGGTTTTAATTTAGCTTCTCTAGCTGTATTAGCCGGTGGTTTAGGTATTGGGCTTGGCTTCGGTATTCAGAATATAACTGCGAACTTTATCAGCGGGTTAACTCTATTAGTTGAACGTTCTATTAAAGTTGGCGATATTATTGAATTATGGATATCAGAAGAATTTAAAACCTTACAAGGAAGAGTTAAAAAAATTACTTTACGTTCTACTGTTATCCAAACTCTTGATGGTAGTAGTTTAATTATTCCTAATAGCGAATTGGTGCAAAAACCTATTCTTAATTGTACTTACAACGATAGTAATGTACAAATTTGTCTTTCAATAAATATAGAATACGGAAATGACCCATTAATAGTTACTGAAATTTTACTTGATGCGGCTTACATGGAGCCATTAGTCGCTAAAGATAATCCCCCGCAGGTAATTTTTAACGGTTTTGCTAATGGTTATTTAGATTTTGATTTGAGAGTATGGATAAATCAAATTCAGGATAAAAATCATGTTAGAAGTATTTTAAATTATGCTATCGAATACAATTTACGCCGCCAGGGCATTTATTTTGTTACAAATCGATATGTAAATGAAAAGAGTTTTTCTTTATATTCTCAATATAACAAATTTGAAACTCAGCAAAAAAAAATATCTTTAAGAACTTTATTACGGCAGGTTATATATTTTCAAAATTTTAACGACCTAGATTTACGCAAATTATTAGAGATTGGATATCGTCAGCAAATAAAAGAGTCAGAAATATTATTTAAAGAAAATGATCCAGGGGATGCTTTTTATATTATTTTATCTGGTAAAGTGGAAGTTTTTGTTTCAAAAATCAATAAACATCTAACAACTCTAGGAAAAGCACAATTTTTCGGAGAGTTAGCTTTAATGTTAGCAATTCCCCGCACGGCGACAGTTAAAGCTTTAGAAGATACAACTTTATTTGTGATTAATAATCAAGGTTTTGAAAAACTTTTAAAAGGTAATCCGGAATTGGCGGAAGAAATAGTTAACGAGTTAGCGAAGCATCAAGAAGAATTAACTTCCCGTCAGCAGCAATTGCGAGAAATGGGTTTAATTGATGAGTCGGAAGATGATATTAATCCGGTAGTTTGGGTTCGCAAGCGTTTGAAGAAAGTTTTCGATCTTTGA